A genomic region of Chelonia mydas isolate rCheMyd1 chromosome 9, rCheMyd1.pri.v2, whole genome shotgun sequence contains the following coding sequences:
- the EIF4E2 gene encoding eukaryotic translation initiation factor 4E type 2 isoform X1 — MNNKFDALKDDDSGDHDQNEENSTQKDGEKEKNDRDKPQSSTKRKAVVPGPAEHPLQYNYTFWYSRRTPGRPTSSQSYEQNIKQIGTFASVEQFWRFYSHMVRPGDLTGHSDFHLFKEGIKPMWEDDANKNGGKWIIRLRKGLASRCWENLILAMLGEQFMVGEEICGAVVSVRFQEDIISIWNKTASDQATTARIRDTLRRVLNLPPNTIMEYKTHTDSIKAWEEFHGLVNSSGR, encoded by the exons ATGAACAACAAATTTGACGC TTTGAAAGATGATGACAGTGGGGACCATGAccagaatgaagagaacagcacACAGAAAGATggtgagaaggaaaaaaatgatcGTGACAAACCCCAGAGTAGCACCAAGAGGAAG GCTGTTGTCCCAGGGCCGGCCGAGCACCCCCTGCAGTATAATTATACTTTCTGGTACTCCAGACGAACACCCGGGAGACCCACCAGCTCTCAGAGCTATGAACAGAACATCAAACAGATCGGCACCTTCGCCTCA GTGGAGCAGTTCTGGAGGTTTTACAGTCACATGGTACGTCCCGGGGACCTGACAGGCCATAGCGACTTCCATCTCTTCAAAGAGGGAATCAAACCCATGTGGGAG GACGATGCCAACAAAAATGGTGGCAAGTGGATTATCCGTCTGCGCAAGGGCTTAGCATCCCGCTGCTGGGAGAATCTCATTCTGGCGATGTTAGGAGAACAGTTTATGGTGGGGGAAGAAATCTGTGGGGCAGTTGTCTCTGTCCGATTCCAG GAGGATATTATCTCCATATGGAACAAGACTGCTAGCGACCAGGCTACAACAGCTCGGATACGCGACACGTTACGCCGAGTGCTTAACCTACCTCCGAACACCATCATGGAATACAAAACGCACACCGACAGCATCAA
- the EIF4E2 gene encoding eukaryotic translation initiation factor 4E type 2 isoform X2, translating into MNNKFDALKDDDSGDHDQNEENSTQKDGEKEKNDRDKPQSSTKRKAVVPGPAEHPLQYNYTFWYSRRTPGRPTSSQSYEQNIKQIGTFASVEQFWRFYSHMVRPGDLTGHSDFHLFKEGIKPMWEDDANKNGGKWIIRLRKGLASRCWENLILAMLGEQFMVGEEICGAVVSVRFQEDIISIWNKTASDQATTARIRDTLRRVLNLPPNTIMEYKTHTDSIKDNSSFRNTKITL; encoded by the exons ATGAACAACAAATTTGACGC TTTGAAAGATGATGACAGTGGGGACCATGAccagaatgaagagaacagcacACAGAAAGATggtgagaaggaaaaaaatgatcGTGACAAACCCCAGAGTAGCACCAAGAGGAAG GCTGTTGTCCCAGGGCCGGCCGAGCACCCCCTGCAGTATAATTATACTTTCTGGTACTCCAGACGAACACCCGGGAGACCCACCAGCTCTCAGAGCTATGAACAGAACATCAAACAGATCGGCACCTTCGCCTCA GTGGAGCAGTTCTGGAGGTTTTACAGTCACATGGTACGTCCCGGGGACCTGACAGGCCATAGCGACTTCCATCTCTTCAAAGAGGGAATCAAACCCATGTGGGAG GACGATGCCAACAAAAATGGTGGCAAGTGGATTATCCGTCTGCGCAAGGGCTTAGCATCCCGCTGCTGGGAGAATCTCATTCTGGCGATGTTAGGAGAACAGTTTATGGTGGGGGAAGAAATCTGTGGGGCAGTTGTCTCTGTCCGATTCCAG GAGGATATTATCTCCATATGGAACAAGACTGCTAGCGACCAGGCTACAACAGCTCGGATACGCGACACGTTACGCCGAGTGCTTAACCTACCTCCGAACACCATCATGGAATACAAAACGCACACCGACAGCATCAA
- the LOC102936157 gene encoding cytochrome P450 2J6 isoform X2 → MLGISEFFVALVTFLLIVQFLKLQWVGRRLPPGPTPLPFIGNLWLLGFKLHPEALEKLAQIYGKIFTLWLGQSPVIVLHGFQAVKDGLTTNPEDVSGRPAMPFFNEKATEKGIVMTSGHTWKQQRRFGLMTLRNLGLGKKGLEHRIQEEARHLVEYFMNERGQPLDPSVFFSQALSNVICAVVLGHRFSADDETFQQLLKANACLLISAGTLRERLHNTFPWLMNHLPGPHKKVLSSHWFLYCFAKEEIRRHEESGVPDEPQDFIDFYLAQTVKCKDDPTSTFDEGNLIQTILDLFIAGTESTATTLRWALISLVLHPHIQEEVQKELDAVLGPSQLICYEDRKNLPYTNAVIHEIQRYSCIAPVGVPRQCVKDTTLLGLPVPKGTVILPNICSVLSDPEQWETPHQFNPTHFLDKDGNFMSREAFLPFSAGHRVCLGERLARTELFIFFTSLLRAFTFRLPEGVTEINTERILGGLLQPHHYKICAVPR, encoded by the exons ATGTTGGGGATCAGTGAGTTTTTTGTGGCTCTGGTTACGTTCCTCTTGATTGTGCAGTTTCTGAAGCTGCAATGGGTAGGCAGGCGGCTTCCCCCTGGAccaactcccctccccttcaTCGGGAACTTATGGCTGTTGGGATTTAAACTTCATCCTGAGGCTCTCGAGAAG TTGGCACAGATTTATGGGAAGATCTTTACCTTGTGGTTGGGACAGAGCCCTGTGATTGTATTGCATGGATTCCAAGCCGTGAAAGACGGTCTAACCACCAACCCTGAAGATGTTTCTGGCCGGCCAGCGATGCCTTTCTTCAACGAAAAGGCCACTGAAAAGG GTATTGTTATGACAAGTGGTCAcacctggaagcagcagagacGCTTTGGGCTGATGACCCTGAGGAACCTGGGGCTGGGCAAGAAAGGCCTGGAGCACCGAATCCAGGAGGAGGCCCGTCACCTGGTGGAGTACTTTATGAATGAGAGAG GACAGCCCTTGGACCCGAGCGTCTTCTTCAGCCAAGCTCTGTCAAATGTCATTTGTGCTGTGGTTTTGGGACATCGCTTCTCCGCTGACGATGAGACCTTCCAGCAGCTGCTTAAAGCCAATGCCTGTTTGCTCATATCTGCGGGCACCCTCAGGGAGAGA CTGCACAATACTTTCCCCTGGCTCATGAATCACCTCCCAGGACCTCACAAGAAGGTGCTGTCCTCCCATTggtttctgtattgttttgcaaAGGAAGAGATCAGACGCCACGAGGAGAGTGGGGTACCAGATGAGCCACAGGATTTCATTGACTTCTACCTGGCACAGACGGTCAAG TGCAAAGATGACCCCACCTCTACATTCGATGAAGGTAACCTGATTCAGACTATCCTGGACCTCTTCATAGCTGGTACAGAGAGCACAGCCACGACTCTGCGCTGGGCACTGATCAGCCTGGTGCTTCATCCCCACATCCaag AGGAGGTCCAGAAGGAGCTGGATGCTGTGTTGGGTCCTTCCCAATTAATCTGCTATGAGGATCGGAAGAACCTGCCCTATACCAACGCCGTGATTCATGAGATCCAGCGCTACAGTTGCATTGCCCCGGTCGGAGTCCCCAGACAATGTGTGAAGGATACAACACTCTTGGGGTTACCTGTCCCAAAG GGCACTGTCATCTTGCCAAATATATGTTCCGTCTTGTCTGATCCTGAGCAGTGGGAGACGCCTCACCAGTTCAACCCGACTCATTTTCTGGATAAGGATGGAAACTTCATGAGCAGAGAAGCGTTCTTACCATTCTCAGCGG GGCAccgtgtgtgtttgggggagcgCCTGGCAAGGACTGAGCTCTTCATCTTCTTCACCAGCCTGCTGAGGGCGTTCACGTTCAGGCTGCCGGAGGGAGTGACTGAAATTAACACTGAGCGTATTTTGGGGGGCCTATTACAACCGCACCACTATAAGATCTGTGCTGTTCCTCGCTAG
- the LOC102936157 gene encoding cytochrome P450 2J6 isoform X1 has translation MLGISEFFVALVTFLLIVQFLKLQWVGRRLPPGPTPLPFIGNLWLLGFKLHPEALEKLAQIYGKIFTLWLGQSPVIVLHGFQAVKDGLTTNPEDVSGRPAMPFFNEKATEKGIVMTSGHTWKQQRRFGLMTLRNLGLGKKGLEHRIQEEARHLVEYFMNERGQPLDPSVFFSQALSNVICAVVLGHRFSADDETFQQLLKANACLLISAGTLRERLHNTFPWLMNHLPGPHKKVLSSHWFLYCFAKEEIRRHEESGVPDEPQDFIDFYLAQTVKCKDDPTSTFDEGNLIQTILDLFIAGTESTATTLRWALISLVLHPHIQAKCVSSEEVQKELDAVLGPSQLICYEDRKNLPYTNAVIHEIQRYSCIAPVGVPRQCVKDTTLLGLPVPKGTVILPNICSVLSDPEQWETPHQFNPTHFLDKDGNFMSREAFLPFSAGHRVCLGERLARTELFIFFTSLLRAFTFRLPEGVTEINTERILGGLLQPHHYKICAVPR, from the exons ATGTTGGGGATCAGTGAGTTTTTTGTGGCTCTGGTTACGTTCCTCTTGATTGTGCAGTTTCTGAAGCTGCAATGGGTAGGCAGGCGGCTTCCCCCTGGAccaactcccctccccttcaTCGGGAACTTATGGCTGTTGGGATTTAAACTTCATCCTGAGGCTCTCGAGAAG TTGGCACAGATTTATGGGAAGATCTTTACCTTGTGGTTGGGACAGAGCCCTGTGATTGTATTGCATGGATTCCAAGCCGTGAAAGACGGTCTAACCACCAACCCTGAAGATGTTTCTGGCCGGCCAGCGATGCCTTTCTTCAACGAAAAGGCCACTGAAAAGG GTATTGTTATGACAAGTGGTCAcacctggaagcagcagagacGCTTTGGGCTGATGACCCTGAGGAACCTGGGGCTGGGCAAGAAAGGCCTGGAGCACCGAATCCAGGAGGAGGCCCGTCACCTGGTGGAGTACTTTATGAATGAGAGAG GACAGCCCTTGGACCCGAGCGTCTTCTTCAGCCAAGCTCTGTCAAATGTCATTTGTGCTGTGGTTTTGGGACATCGCTTCTCCGCTGACGATGAGACCTTCCAGCAGCTGCTTAAAGCCAATGCCTGTTTGCTCATATCTGCGGGCACCCTCAGGGAGAGA CTGCACAATACTTTCCCCTGGCTCATGAATCACCTCCCAGGACCTCACAAGAAGGTGCTGTCCTCCCATTggtttctgtattgttttgcaaAGGAAGAGATCAGACGCCACGAGGAGAGTGGGGTACCAGATGAGCCACAGGATTTCATTGACTTCTACCTGGCACAGACGGTCAAG TGCAAAGATGACCCCACCTCTACATTCGATGAAGGTAACCTGATTCAGACTATCCTGGACCTCTTCATAGCTGGTACAGAGAGCACAGCCACGACTCTGCGCTGGGCACTGATCAGCCTGGTGCTTCATCCCCACATCCaag CTAAATGTGTCTCCTCAGAGGAGGTCCAGAAGGAGCTGGATGCTGTGTTGGGTCCTTCCCAATTAATCTGCTATGAGGATCGGAAGAACCTGCCCTATACCAACGCCGTGATTCATGAGATCCAGCGCTACAGTTGCATTGCCCCGGTCGGAGTCCCCAGACAATGTGTGAAGGATACAACACTCTTGGGGTTACCTGTCCCAAAG GGCACTGTCATCTTGCCAAATATATGTTCCGTCTTGTCTGATCCTGAGCAGTGGGAGACGCCTCACCAGTTCAACCCGACTCATTTTCTGGATAAGGATGGAAACTTCATGAGCAGAGAAGCGTTCTTACCATTCTCAGCGG GGCAccgtgtgtgtttgggggagcgCCTGGCAAGGACTGAGCTCTTCATCTTCTTCACCAGCCTGCTGAGGGCGTTCACGTTCAGGCTGCCGGAGGGAGTGACTGAAATTAACACTGAGCGTATTTTGGGGGGCCTATTACAACCGCACCACTATAAGATCTGTGCTGTTCCTCGCTAG